Proteins encoded within one genomic window of Haematobia irritans isolate KBUSLIRL chromosome 5, ASM5000362v1, whole genome shotgun sequence:
- the LOC142237895 gene encoding protein pangolin, isoforms A/H/I/S-like has product MPNISDARTTSSTGDDLGSTDEVKIFKDEGDRDDETVSTENLLEEKSSLIDLTESAEKCREIPARTNDSPDFSNTGPNVSHCNMSYLVSPYSYTGSTGGGFPVSMTNKLGLQCFFSQNTDHLATPPPAHCGIPPYQLDTKALGLTRSSLYTFPSTQYPYSILGPEISQVASWHSPVYSSSTSFRSTYNTTLPSELSSEFSFPFSSSLLPSVHSSPYRVINSYQSIVNPLTKQSGSKNASLNSSSRNIDCKDIKNMERNIKCNNASADKKKPHIKKPLNAFMLYMKEMRAKVVAECTLKESAAINQILGRRWHELSREEQAKYYEKARQERQLHMELYPGWSARDNYGYVSKKRKRKKDKHSTKINTEKI; this is encoded by the coding sequence ATGCCAAATATAAGTGATGCTCGTACCACTAGTTCAACAGGGGATGACCTAGGAAGCACAGACGAGGTGAAAATATTCAAAGACGAAGGCGATCGCGACGACGAAACTGTATCAACCGAAAATTTGTTGGAAGAAAAATCTAGTTTAATCGACTTAACCGAAAGTGCCGAGAAATGTAGAGAAATTCCAGCTAGAACTAATGACAGCCCAGACTTTAGTAATACTGGTCCAAACGTATCACACTGTAATATGAGTTATTTAGTATCTCCTTATTCATATACAGGCAGTACTGGTGGTGGTTTCCCAGTATCGATGACGAACAAGCTAGGTTTACAATGCTTTTTTAGTCAAAATACTGATCATTTAGCCACACCTCCACCTGCACACTGTGGCATTCCTCCATATCAATTGGATACTAAAGCCTTGGGATTGACAAGATCGTCGCTTTATACCTTTCCTTCAACCCAATACCCGTATTCTATACTAGGTCCGGAAATATCGCAAGTTGCATCATGGCATTCTCCTGTATATTCATCATCTACCAGTTTTCGCAGTACTTATAACACGACATTGCCCAGTGAATTATCTAGTGAATTTTCCTTTCCTTTCTCATCCAGTCTTCTACCATCGGTGCACTCATCACCATATCGTGTGATTAACTCGTACCAGTCTATCGTAAACCCATTGACAAAACAAAGCGGAAGTAAGAATGCCAGCCTAAACAGTAGTTCTAGAAATATAGATTGTAAAGACATAAAAAACATGGAGCGAAATATTAAATGCAATAACGCTTCAGCTGATAAGAAGAAACCACATATAAAAAAACCATTAAATGCCTTTATGCTGTACATGAAAGAAATGAGAGCAAAAGTTGTGGCGGAGTGCACTCTTAAGGAATCTGCAGCAATAAACCAAATATTAGGTAGACGTTGGCATGAATTGTCGAGAGAAGAACAAGCCAAATATTACGAAAAAGCGAGACAAGAACGGCAACTGCACATGGAACTTTATCCAGGGTGGAGCGCCAGGGATAACTATGGATACGTGTCAAAAAAGAGAAAACGCAAAAAGGATAAACATTCTACTAAaataaacacagaaaaaatttaa